From Nymphaea colorata isolate Beijing-Zhang1983 chromosome 6, ASM883128v2, whole genome shotgun sequence, a single genomic window includes:
- the LOC116255506 gene encoding pentatricopeptide repeat-containing protein At1g52640, mitochondrial-like, translating to MLSIAGRLLSRGRSSGVPFRLLFGRQVLLRTIPPLSIPSLRFFSFKSLPEAHFSWEIGVSPLPENVRAVSLEESVNDICRILSDFRQPHHDLESALDGLPSNISPEMVEDSLKKCSNLATPCFRFFLWASRSRNVTHSRASYHIIVDILGAAKQFPLIWDLLLQMKTSGYCEPTNDIFWVVFRSYARALLPGDAIRAFRRMSDFGIMPTAADLDELLFSLCKNDLVNQAQEFFDEVKPEFPVNPKPYTILISGWGEIGNYRESQRLFDELIDRNGVVDVAAYNALLGSLCKSGKIDEAHRAFQDMGRFGLVPDVCSYSVFVRAHCDSGDIDSATRVFDRMRRYGFIPNVFTYNSMIKALCRNQSVDDAYAILDEMVGNGLNPDTWSYNSILAVHCELREVNRALRLLKRMDKESCNPDRHTYNMLLKLLIVVGRFDRAFEVWDGMEKRGFYPSVATYSVMIHGLCKKRKIEDACRFFELMIDEGIPPYTSTCEVLRNLLLEQGLRDKVYILLGKMQRSSSCSIQELSSIMDSPSTAYRSAAQPKKPSKARPRSSRKKNQEVVSHKVYPRSAF from the coding sequence ATGCTCTCGATCGCCGGCCGTCTTCTCTCCCGCGGGCGAAGCAGTGGCGTCCCCTTCCGCCTTCTCTTCGGTCGCCAGGTTCTCCTTCGGACGATTCCTCCCCTGTCCATCCCTTCTCTCCGATTTTTCTCCTTCAAATCCTTGCCTGAGGCCCACTTTTCGTGGGAGATTGGTGTTTCCCCACTGCCTGAAAACGTCCGAGCCGTGTCTTTGGAGGAGAGCGTGAACGACATATGCCGGATTTTGAGCGACTTCCGCCAGCCCCACCATGACCTCGAATCGGCGCTCGACGGTCTTCCGTCCAATATCTCGCCGGAGATGGTGGAGGATTCCCTCAAGAAATGCAGCAACCTCGCGACTCCTTGCTTTCGCTTCTTTTTGTGGGCCTCCCGTTCCCGAAATGTAACCCATAGCAGGGCGTCTTACCACATAATCGTGGATATCCTTGGCGCCGCCAAGCAGTTCCCTCTCATATGGGACCTCCTTCTTCAGATGAAGACCAGTGGCTACTGCGAGCCAACGAACGACATCTTCTGGGTAGTCTTCCGTTCCTACGCCAGGGCTCTTCTGCCGGGGGACGCCATTAGAGCGTTTCGGAGGATGTCTGATTTCGGAATCATGCCTACGGCGGCCGATCTCGACGAACTGCTCTTCAGCCTCTGCAAGAACGATCTGGTGAATCAGGCGCAGGAGTTCTTTGACGAGGTGAAGCCTGAATTTCCGGTGAACCCCAAGCCCTATACCATCCTCATAAGTGGGTGGGGTGAGATAGGAAATTACCGCGAATCGCAGAGGCTTTTCGACGAATTGATCGACCGCAACGGCGTCGTGGACGTCGCCGCCTACAATGCTTTACTGGGATCCCTATGTAAGTCAGGGAAGATCGATGAGGCCCACAGAGCGTTTCAAGATATGGGGAGGTTCGGCCTCGTTCCGGATGTCTGTAGTTACAGCGTGTTTGTTCGTGCCCACTGCGATTCCGGCGACATCGATTCGGCCACGAGGGTGTTCGATCGCATGAGAAGATACGGGTTCATTCCCAACGTCTTCACCTACAATTCAATGATCAAGGCTCTGTGTAGGAACCAGAGTGTTGATGATGCTTACGCAATTCTTGATGAAATGGTCGGCAATGGCTTGAATCCCGACACCTGGAGCTACAATTCGATTCTAGCAGTTCACTGTGAGCTCAGAGAGGTGAACAGAGCCTTGAGACTCCTAAAACGGATGGACAAGGAATCATGCAATCCTGACAGGCATACTTATAACATGTTGCTGAAATTGCTAATCGTAGTTGGGAGGTTTGATAGGGCCTTTGAAGTTTGGGATGGGATGGAAAAAAGGGGATTTTATCCGTCAGTTGCTACTTACTCTGTGATGATTCATGGGCtctgcaagaaaagaaagattgagGATGCTTGTAGATTCTTTGAGCTTATGATAGACGAAGGGATCCCACCCTATACAAGTACATGTGAGGTATTAAGGAACCTCCTTCTGGAGCAGGGACTAAGAGACAAAGTTTACATACTTCTCGGAAAGATGCAAAGAAGCAGCTCTTGTTCGATTCAGGAGCTCTCGAGCATTATGGATTCACCATCGACCGCATATAGGAGCGCTGCTCAGCCTAAGAAGCCCAGTAAGGCTCGGCCTAGATCAAGCAGGAAGAAAAACCAGGAAGTAGTGAGCCACAAGGTGTACCCAAGATCAGCATTCTAA
- the LOC116255935 gene encoding EIN3-binding F-box protein 1-like, with translation MPTLVKYSGDESICASSPFQPNFFDSGLMFSSPRVDVYCPQRKRARISAPFVLREQEQLPVKIVPSIDILPDECLFEIFSRVAGIRDRSACACVSKRWLTLQSSIRRSEIVSLPRNCSPVNPTKETPATNKDAGFPKETLEKESPETIEVDGDDAEEVIGSDDGYLSRSLEGKKATDIRLAAISIGTANLGGLGKLLIRGSNATRGVTDVGLTAIARGCPGIKVLSIWNVSAITDKSLCEISEGCHQLEKLDISHCPGITDKGLLAIAERCRNLSSLTLESCPLVGNSCLQAFGRSCVNLQSISIKDCPLVGDQGVAGLVALAANLAKIKLQGVNVSDVSLAVIGHYGKSVTELSFRGLQNAGERGFWALGNARGLRKLKTLTVSSCKGITDVGLEAVGVGCPLLKNLSLRRCCFLSDNGLRAFARVAQVLENLQLEECNRITQIGILTSFAHCKAKLKTLSLIKCMGIKDQNVCLNPLPFCNSLRTLTIQGCAGFGDQGLAAVGKICPRLQQVAFSGLTGITDMGFFSFIESCEGELVKVNLNGCENLTDNAVTRLVMHHGGSLQVLNLGGCRRVTDVSLKALLMNCPLLQDLDMSRCSITDRGIVSLRSSTKELPDLLILSLSGCSQVSDISLPVLGNLSGSLVGLNLQHCNAISNTAVGWLGERMWRCDILS, from the coding sequence GAGATGAGAGCATCTGCGCCAGCAGCCCTTTCCAGCCGAACTTCTTTGATTCAGGCCTCATGTTTTCTTCCCCTCGTGTTGATGTCTACTGCCCGCAGCGTAAACGCGCTCGGATCAGTGCCCCTTTCGTCCTTAGAGAGCAAGAGCAACTACCTGTGAAGATCGTCCCTTCCATCGACATCCTGCCGGATGAGTGCCTCTTTGAGATCTTTTCGCGGGTGGCGGGCATCCGTGACCGGAGCGCCTGCGCCTGCGTCTCCAAGCGATGGCTCACGCTCCAGAGCAGCATCCGCAGGTCTGAGATCGTTTCACTGCCTCGCAACTGCAGTCCTGTAAACCCTACAAAGGAGACCCCTGCAACCAACAAGGATGCCGGCTTTCCAAAGGAGACTCTCGAGAAAGAATCGCCTGAAACTATCGAGGTTGATGGTGATGATGCAGAGGAGGTAATTGGGAGCGATGATGGATATCTTTCGCGCTCCTTGGAAGGCAAGAAAGCCACTGACATTAGACTTGCTGCCATCTCCATTGGTACTGCGAATCTCGGCGGTCTAGGTAAGCTTCTGATTCGTGGTAGCAATGCAACTCGCGGCGTTACGGATGTTGGTCTCACTGCCATCGCACGAGGATGCCCCGGGATCAAGGTTCTCTCTATCTGGAACGTGTCCGCCATTACCGACAAATCACTTTGTGAGATCTCTGAAGGGTGCCATCAATTAGAGAAGCTTGATATTTCTCATTGCCCAGGTATCACAGACAAAGGGCTGCTCGCGATTGCAGAGAGATGCCGGAACTTGTCATCCTTGACCTTGGAGTCTTGTCCGCTTGTTGGGAACAGTTGTCTGCAAGCTTTTGGCCGGTCTTGTGTTAACCTTCAGTCCATCAGTATCAAGGATTGCCCACTTGTGGGTGATCAAGGTGTGGCTGGTCTGGTTGCCTTGGCAGCCAACCTTGCAAAGATCAAGCTCCAGGGAGTGAACGTTTCGGATGTTTCGCTTGCAGTAATCGGTCACTATGGTAAATCAGTGACTGAATTGTCCTTCAGGGGGCTCCAGAATGCGGGTGAGCGTGGGTTCTGGGCTCTTGGCAATGCCCGCGGTTTAAGAAAGCTGAAGACTCTCACTGTGTCTTCCTGCAAAGGGATTACAGATGTGGGTCTTGAAGCTGTTGGAGTTGGCTGTCCTCTGTTGAAAAACCTTTCCCTCCGAAGGTGCTGTTTTCTGTCTGATAATGGGTTGAGAGCATTTGCTAGAGTGGCGCAGGTGCTTGAGAATTTGCAGTTGGAAGAATGCAACCGGATCACTCAGATTGGTATCTTGACTTCTTTTGCTCACTGCAAAGCGAAGTTGAAGACCCTCAGCCTGATCAAGTGCATGGGAATCAAGGATCAGAACGTGTGTCTGAACCCGCTGCCTTTTTGCAACTCACTGCGCACATTGACAATCCAAGGTTGCGCTGGTTTTGGAGACCAGGGCCTCGCCGCAGTGGGGAAGATTTGCCCTCGCTTGCAGCAGGTGGCTTTCAGCGGACTCACTGGCATTACTGACATgggttttttctctttcattgagAGTTGTGAAGGTGAGCTGGTGAAGGTGAATCTCAACGGGTGCGAAAACCTCACAGATAATGCTGTTACCCGTCTGGTGATGCATCATGGTGGGAGCCTGCAGGTCCTGAACCTTGGTGGCTGCAGAAGGGTGACCGATGTAAGCTTGAAGGCCCTTCTGATGAACTGCCCTCTCCTGCAAGACCTGGACATGTCGAGGTGCTCGATCACTGATCGTGGTATTGTTTCCCTGCGTTCGAGCACAAAGGAGCTGCCAGATCTTCTGATCCTATCGCTCTCTGGCTGCTCACAGGTATCTGATATTAGCTTGCCAGTGTTGGGAAACCTGAGTGGTTCCCTAGTGGGCTTGAACCTGCAGCACTGTAACGCGATCAGCAACACAGCAGTTGGATGGCTTGGGGAGAGGATGTGGAGGTGTGACATCCTCTCTTGA